The genomic DNA TAGATGCCATTTTTATCAAAAATATCATAATCTTGTTGCTCTTTTTTATAAATCGTATGACCTTTTTTAATTTCCTCTACAGGTGTTCCGAGTTTATCACGGACAAAATCTTTAGGGCTTCCATATTTAATCCCATTTTTAGAAGTAATCATATTTTGATTCGTATACAACCCGTGTACTTTATCATTGATAAAACTGACCATGACAAATTCGTTAAAATCATGATGGTAGACATACCAACGTGTACCATATTCGTTTCCTATTTTGGATACTGGTTGCCCAAGTTTTGCTTCAACTTGCTTTTTAGTCATATTCATTTGAATATTCCTCATCGCAAAAACTTGCTGTTCTGGCGTTTTTAACGTCGTTTCATTTGTTTCACCATCGACAAATTGATCAATTTTTTCATTCGCTGGCTTCACAAAATCAGATATTACCGTACTCGGTTGAATGGGGACAAAAAGAATGATTAACAATCCTATAAGAAAAAACAAAAGGAATTTACGGATGATCAACAGCTCCTTTAATCTCTGTCACCATTAAAAATAGAATTACGAACGATGACGTAGTCTACCTTTCTGAGCGCATCAATGTCTTTGCCACCTGCATATGAAATCGAACTTTGTAAGTCTTCTTTCATTTCAGTGAGGGTATCTTTTAATGCACCTTTATGTTCGACAAACATTTTTTTGCCCTCAACATTTTTACGTTCACCTTTTTGAAATTCTGATGCACTACCGAAGTATTCCTTGTAAGTTTTACCATCTATTTCAACCGTTTCTCCTGGTGATTCTTCATGGGCAGCAAATAATGACCCTATCATTACCATTGAAGCACCAAAACGGATTGATTTTGCGATATCACCATGTGTTCGAATACCACCGTCTGCAATAATCGGTTTACGCGCCGCTTTACTACAGTGATTCACCGCTGCCAGTTGCCATCCACCGGTACCAAAACCAGTTTTAATTTTAGTGATACACACGCGACCTGGACCGATACCTACTTTTGTAGCATCTGCACCCGCATTTTCAAGTTCTCTTACGCCTTCAGGGGTACCCACATTCCCTGCGATAACAAATACATTCGGTAATTGTTTTTTAATATGCTGAATCATTTCAATAACTTGATCTGAATGACCGTGTGCAATATCGATTGTAATATACTCAGGAGAAAGACCTTCTGCTTTTAATTGATTGATAAAATCAAATCCACCTTGTTTTACACCTACTGAAATTGATGCAAAGTAGCCTTTTTCATGCATTCTTTTAACGAATGGTAAACGTGCTGCTTCGTCAAATCTATGCATAATATAGAAGTAATCATTTTGAGCAAACCACTCTGCCAATGATTCATTCATCACGGTTTGCATATTTGCTGGGACAACAGGTAATTTAAAACGCTTCGGTCCAAATTGAATGGAAGTATCGATTTCTGAACGACTTTTAACTACACTTTTATTAGGGATGAGTTGTATATCTTCATAATCAAAAATTTTCATAAAAAAAGCCCCTTTATATATTTATTCCTATGATAATATACTATCTTTAGGAAACAAAGTAAATAAAGGGAGATCGGTTTTACCAGCTTGATTTTTTAACACCAGGGATTTGTCCTTTGTGTGCATGTTCTCTAAATGCGATACGAGACATTTCAAATTTACGCATAACACCACGAGGACGACCTGTAACTTTACATCTAC from Staphylococcus schleiferi includes the following:
- a CDS encoding CAP-associated domain-containing protein, encoding MLIIRKFLLFFLIGLLIILFVPIQPSTVISDFVKPANEKIDQFVDGETNETTLKTPEQQVFAMRNIQMNMTKKQVEAKLGQPVSKIGNEYGTRWYVYHHDFNEFVMVSFINDKVHGLYTNQNMITSKNGIKYGSPKDFVRDKLGTPVEEIKKGHTIYKKEQQDYDIFDKNGIYTTAFYDKYDNNRLMGLMQISHTMENKLNAQYAAPSKYLSDSFEKGDYVLLNATRVQKGLKPLAYSDSLAQTARKHSTDMAKNHYFDHNDLSGKTPFDRIKADGHQYQVAAENLAYGQTSPIYAHHGLMNSKGHRKNILNRSVKTIGIGVDFNSDRQPFFTENYIG
- the guaC gene encoding GMP reductase, with translation MKIFDYEDIQLIPNKSVVKSRSEIDTSIQFGPKRFKLPVVPANMQTVMNESLAEWFAQNDYFYIMHRFDEAARLPFVKRMHEKGYFASISVGVKQGGFDFINQLKAEGLSPEYITIDIAHGHSDQVIEMIQHIKKQLPNVFVIAGNVGTPEGVRELENAGADATKVGIGPGRVCITKIKTGFGTGGWQLAAVNHCSKAARKPIIADGGIRTHGDIAKSIRFGASMVMIGSLFAAHEESPGETVEIDGKTYKEYFGSASEFQKGERKNVEGKKMFVEHKGALKDTLTEMKEDLQSSISYAGGKDIDALRKVDYVIVRNSIFNGDRD